The following are from one region of the Camelus dromedarius isolate mCamDro1 chromosome 16, mCamDro1.pat, whole genome shotgun sequence genome:
- the ACOX1 gene encoding peroxisomal acyl-coenzyme A oxidase 1 isoform X3 — MAALIPTTRDNWHLRPDGTGPRFVQRGQPGPLDLHLGMFLPTLLHQATEEQQERFFMPAWNLEIIGTYAQTEMGHGTHLRGLETTATYDPETQEFILNSPTVTSIKWWPGGLGKTSNYAIVLAQLITQGKCYGLHAFIVPIRELGTHKPLPGITVGDIGPKFGYDEMDNGYLKMDNYRIPRENMLMKYAQVKPDGTYVKPVSNKLTYGTMVFIRSFLVGEAARCLSKACTIAIRYSAVRHQSEIKPGEPEPQILDYQTQQYKLFPLLATAYAFQFVGAYMKETYHRINKDIGQGDLSELPELHALTAGLKAFTSWTANAAIEACRMACGGHGYSHCSGLPNIYVNFTPTCTFEGENTVMMLQTARFLMKSYDQVHSGKLVCGMVSYLNDLPSQRIQPQQVAVWPTVVDINSPDSLTEAYRLRAARLVEIAAKNLQAEVIHRKSKEVAWNLTSIDLVRASEAHCHYVVVKLFSEKIPQIQEKSVQAVLRNLCLLYSLYGICQKAGDFLQWGIMTESQVTQVNERIKELLTAIRPDAVALVDAFDFQDVTLGSVLGRYDGNVYENMFEWAKKSPLNKTEVHESYHKHLKSLQSKL, encoded by the exons ACCGAGGAGCAGCAGGAGCGCTTCTTCATGCCCGCCTGGAACTTGGAGATCATTGGCACTTATGCCCAGACAGAGATGGGTCATG GAACTCACCTTCGAGGCTTGGAAACCACAGCCACTTACGACCCTGAAACCCAGGAGTTTATTCTCAATAGTCCTACTGTGACCTCCATCAAGTGGTGGCCTGGTGGGC TTGGAAAGACGTCAAACTATGCAATTGTACTTGCCCAGCTCATCACTCAGGGGAAATGCTACGGGTTACATGCCTTCATTGTTCCTATTCGGGAACTTGGGACCCATAAGCCTCTGCCAG GGATTACCGTTGGAGACATCGGCCCCAAATTTGGCTATGATGAGATGGATAACGGCTACCTGAAGATGGACAATTACCGTATTCCCAGAGAAAACATGCTGATGAAGTACGCCCAG GTGAAGCCTGATGGCACGTACGTGAAACCCGTGAGTAACAAGCTGACCTACGGGACCATGGTGTTCATCAGGTCCTTCCTTGTGGGAGAAGCCGCTCGGTGTCTGTCTAAGGCATGCACCATTGCCATCCGATACAGTGCCGTGAGGCACCAGTCTGAAATCAAGCCAGG TGAACCAGAACCACAGATTTTGGATTATCAAACCCAGCAGTACAAACTTTTTCCCCTCCTGGCCACCGCCTATGCCTTCCAGTTTGTGGGCGCATACATGAAGGAGACCTATCACCGGATTAACAAGGACATTGGCCAGGGGGACCTGAGTGAGCTGCCAGAG CTTCATGCCCTCACCGCCGGGCTGAAGGCCTTCACGTCCTGGACGGCGAACGCTGCTATCGAAGCCTGTCGGATGGCCTGTGGGGGGCATGGCTATTCTCACTGCAGTGGACTTCCAAATATTTATGTCAATTTTACCCCAACCTGCACCTTTGAGGGAGAAAACACTGTCATGATGCTCCAGACAGCCAG GTTCCTGATGAAAAGTTACGACCAGGTACACTCAGGAAAGTTGGTGTGTGGCATGGTGTCCTACTTGAATGACCTGCCCAGTCAGCGCATCCAGCCACAGCAGGTGGCAGTCTGGCCGACCGTGGTGGACATCAACAGCCCTGACAGCCTAACTGAAGCGTACAGACTCCGTGCAGCCAG attaGTAGAAATTGCTGCGAAAAACCTTCAAGCTGAAGTCATTCACAGAAAAAGCAAGGAGGTAGCATGGAACCTAACGTCCATTGACCTGGTTCGGGCAAGTGAG gCACATTGCCACTATGTGGTAGTTAAGCTCTTTTCAGAAAAAATCCCCCAAATTCAAGAGAAATCCGTCCAAGCTGTCTTAAGGAATTTGTGTCTCTTGTATTCCCTGTATGGAATCTGTCAGAAGGCAGGGGATTTTCTTCAG TGGGGCATCATGACAGAGTCTCAAGTCACCCAAGTGAACGAGCGCATAAAGGAGCTGCTGACTGCCATCCGCCCTGATGCTGTTGCTCTGGTTGACGCATTTGATTTCCAGGATGTGACACTGGGCTCTGTGCTTGGCCGCTATGATGGCAACGTGTATGAAAACATGTTCGAGTGGGCCAAGAAGTCCCCACTGAACAAAACAGAG gTCCATGAATCTTACCACAAGCACCTGAAGTCACTGCAGTCCAAGCTCTGA